A region of Carassius auratus strain Wakin chromosome 23, ASM336829v1, whole genome shotgun sequence DNA encodes the following proteins:
- the LOC113041177 gene encoding nascent polypeptide-associated complex subunit alpha, muscle-specific form isoform X5 — protein MPGEATETVPVTEQEMHQPQAETATPAAAAPAPSQAKPKEGKTNPKLSSSPHTTAPKPVPAGRRKRSSLSASSSSPTSPKSASAPRATPPCSPLASPPAGCPVAGKTEQTAPKVVKAGKQGKQQKAKNFKPAEPEQAPPSASKPAQDAAPVAALPSLAIPKPEVAKSAGDGNAPPVSPKVAVAPVAFKVTSKSAAPAPKSFTEAVAASPPKVAEAPKVAPEAPKVATPAVSEAKTPLPSKAAAKPNAAQVPNVNPPTAAPPKPAPAAFEDDDLPPLLPPENHFTMADFPPMPPSTIPVVTPPAPKPEPVSTSKVESAPKAKAAPKAKPAPKAEQKAAPAPKVQADPKIDPEVAVTSVPKTEVAPTTKAQAVPKVEAAPGSKEKSSPSHKAEPVPAPKVEASPKVEASPAPKLKPVATPKADAASAPKVKSAPSPKAEPVPAPKVDSLPKSDSAPTSKIEAAPVVKVKPVAAPKAEVAAAKVEAVPAPKAKPAPAPKAESAPVSKADAASAPKVKSVPSPKVELVPAPKVEAPPKADSAPTPKVEAAPAAKVKPVAAPKAEVAAANIEAVPAPKVESEPAPKVKPAPAPKGKPSPKAEAAAPKAEAAAPKADAAPKVKSAPAPKVEASAPKVEAAPTPKAESVLVTKVDSAPVPKQVKTPSILEPVIKNDKGSGTESDSDDSVPELEDQDSAQAQTQQAQLAAAAEIDEEPVSKAKQSRSEKKARKAMSKLGLRQVAGVTRVTIRKSKNILFVITKPDVYKSPASDTYIVFGEAKIEDLSQQAQLAAAEKFKVQGEAVSNIQENTQTPTVQEESEEEEVDETGVEVKDIELVMSQANVSRAKAVRALKNNNNDIVNAIMELTM, from the exons ATGCCAGGCGAAGCCACAGAAACTGTCCCTGTTACAGAGCAGGAGATGCATCAGCCCCAGGCTGAGACGG CCACACCTGCTGCTGCGGCTCCTGCTCCCTCTCAGGCAAAGCCTAAAGAGGGCAAAACTAACCCCAAGCTGTCCTCTTCTCCTCACACCACTGCTCCTAAGCCAGTTCCTGCTGGACGCAGGAAACGCTCCTCTCTATCTGCCTCCTCAAGCTCCCCTACCTCTCCTAAGTCTGCCTCTGCCCCCCGTGCTACCCCACCATGCTCCCCTTTGGCCTCTCCTCCAGCTGGCTGTCCTGTTGCTGGGAAAACTGAGCAGACTGCTCCCAAGGTGGTAAAGGCTGGCAAACAAGGGAAGCAACAGAAGGCAAAGAATTTTAAACCTGCTGAACCTGAGCAAGCACCTCCCTCTGCCTCTAAGCCTGCTCAGGATGCTGCACCAGTTGCAGCACTGCCATCTCTTGCTATACCAAAACCAGAGGTAGCAAAATCAGCAGGAGATGGAAATGCTCCCCCTGTCTCTCCCAAAGTTGCTGTGGCTCCTGTTGCCTTTAAAGTAACTTCTAAATCTGCTGCCCCAGCACCAAAGTCATTTACAGAAGCTGTTGCCGCCAGTCCACCCAAAGTGGCTGAAGCCCCCAAGGTTGCCCCTGAAGCTCCAAAAGTAGCAACCCCTGCTGTTTCAGAAGCCAAGACTCCTTTGCCTTCAAAAGCGGCTGCTAAGCCTAACGCTGCCCAAGTGCCAAATGTGAACCCTCCCACTGCTGCTCCCCCAAAACCTGCTCCTGCAGCATTTGAGGATGATGATCTCCCACCTCTCTTACCACCTGAGAATCATTTTACAATGGCTGATTTTCCCCCTATGCCTCCTAGTACAATTCCCGTAGTTACCCCACCTGCTCCTAAACCAGAACCGGTCTCTACCAGTAAAGTTGAATCTGCCCCTAAAGCAAAGGCTGCTCCCAAAGCTAAGCCAGCTCCTAAGGCTGAACAGAAAGCAGCACCTGCTCCAAAAGTTCAGGCTGATCCTAAAATTGACCCTGAAGTTGCAGTCACTTCTGTCCCTAAGACTGAGGTTGCTCCTACAACTAAAGCTCAGGCCGTCCCTAAGGTTGAGGCTGCTCCTGGATCTAAAGAAAAGTCTTCCCCTAGCCATAAAGCTGAGCCTGTTCCTGCCCCTAAGGTTGAGGCTTCCCCTAAAGTTGAGGCTTCTCCTGCCCCTAAACTTAAGCCTGTTGCTACTCCCAAAGCTGATGCTGCTTCTGCACCTAAAGTTAAGTCTGCTCCTAGCCCTAAAGCTGAGCCTGTTCCTGCCCCTAAGGTGGATTCTCTCCCTAAATCTGACTCTGCTCCTACCTCTAAAATTGAAGCTGCTCCTGTCGTTAAAGTTAAGCCTGTTGCTGCTCCTAAAGCTGAGGTGGCGGCTGCTAAAGTTGAGGCTGTTCCTGCCCCTAAAGCTAAGCCTGCTCCTGCCCCTAAAGCTGAGTCTGCCCCTGTTTCTAAAGCTGATGCTGCTTCGGCACCTAAAGTTAAGTCTGTTCCTAGCCCTAAAGTTGAGCTTGTTCCTGCCCCTAAGGTTGAGGCTCCCCCTAAAGCTGACTCTGCTCCTACCCCTAAAGTTGAGGCTGCTCCTGCCGCTAAAGTTAAGCCTGTTGCTGCTCCTAAAGCTGAGGTGGCGGCTGCTAACATTGAGGCTGTTCCTGCCCCTAAAGTGGAGTCTGAGCCTGCCCCTAAAGTTAAGCCTGCTCCTGCACCTAAAGGCAAGCCTAGCCCTAAAGCTGAGGCTGCTGCTCCTAAAGCTGAG GCTGCTGCTCCTAAAGCTGATGCTGCCCCTAAAGTTAAGTCTGCTCCGGCCCCTAAAGTTGAGGCTTCTGCCCCTAAAGTTGAGGCTGCCCCTACCCCTAAAGCTGAATCTGTCCTTGTCACTAAAGTCGATTCAGCCCCTGTTCCCAAACAAGTTAAAACCCCATCCATACTGGAGCCAGTCATCAAGAACGACAAGG GGTCTGGCACTGAATCTGACAGTGATGATTCTGTTCCTGAACTGGAGGACCAGGACTCTGCACAGGCACAAACACAGCAGGCACAG CTTGCAGCTGCAGCTGAAATCGACGAGGAGCCAGtcagcaaagcaaaacaaagcagGAGTGAGAAGAAAGCCAGGAAG GCCATGTCCAAATTGGGGTTGAGACAAGTTGCTGGTGTTACCAGAGTAACCATTCGCAAGTCCAAGAACATTCTCTTTGTCATCACCAAACCAGATGTCTACAAAAGTCCAGCTTCAGATACTTACATTGTCTTTGGTGAGGCCAAG ATTGAAGATCTGTCCCAGCAAGCTCAGTTAGCAGCCGCAGAGAAGTTCAAGGTTCAAGGAGAAGCCGTTTCAAACATCCAGGAAAACACACAGACGCCCACAGTACAGGAGGAGAGCGAAGAGGAAGAG GTTGATGAGACGGGAGTGGAGGTCAAGGACATTGAGCTGGTCATGTCTCAGGCCAATGTATCCAGGGCAAAGGCTGTGCGTGCACTGAAGAATAACAATAATGACATTGTCAACGCTATTATG GAATTGACGATGTAG
- the LOC113041177 gene encoding nascent polypeptide-associated complex subunit alpha, muscle-specific form isoform X3, which translates to MPGEATETVPVTEQEMHQPQAETATPAAAAPAPSQAKPKEGKTNPKLSSSPHTTAPKPVPAGRRKRSSLSASSSSPTSPKSASAPRATPPCSPLASPPAGCPVAGKTEQTAPKVVKAGKQGKQQKAKNFKPAEPEQAPPSASKPAQDAAPVAALPSLAIPKPEVAKSAGDGNAPPVSPKVAVAPVAFKVTSKSAAPAPKSFTEAVAASPPKVAEAPKVAPEAPKVATPAVSEAKTPLPSKAAAKPNAAQVPNVNPPTAAPPKPAPAAFEDDDLPPLLPPENHFTMADFPPMPPSTIPVVTPPAPKPEPVSTSKVESAPKAKAAPKAKPAPKAEQKAAPAPKVQADPKIDPEVAVTSVPKTEVAPTTKAQAVPKVEAAPGSKEKSSPSHKAEPVPAPKVEASPKVEASPAPKLKPVATPKADAASAPKVKSAPSPKAEPVPAPKVDSLPKSDSAPTSKIEAAPVVKVKPVAAPKAEVAAAKVEAVPAPKAKPAPAPKAESAPVSKADAASAPKVKSVPSPKVELVPAPKVEAPPKADSAPTPKVEAAPAAKVKPVAAPKAEVAAANIEAVPAPKVESEPAPKVKPAPAPKGKPSPKAEAAAPKAEAAAPKGKPSPKAEAAAPKAEAAAPKAEAAAPKAEASPAPKGKPSPKAEAAAPKADAAPKVKSAPAPKVEASAPKVEAAPTPKAESVLVTKVDSAPVPKQVKTPSILEPVIKNDKGSGTESDSDDSVPELEDQDSAQAQTQQAQLAAAAEIDEEPVSKAKQSRSEKKARKAMSKLGLRQVAGVTRVTIRKSKNILFVITKPDVYKSPASDTYIVFGEAKIEDLSQQAQLAAAEKFKVQGEAVSNIQENTQTPTVQEESEEEEVDETGVEVKDIELVMSQANVSRAKAVRALKNNNNDIVNAIMELTM; encoded by the exons ATGCCAGGCGAAGCCACAGAAACTGTCCCTGTTACAGAGCAGGAGATGCATCAGCCCCAGGCTGAGACGG CCACACCTGCTGCTGCGGCTCCTGCTCCCTCTCAGGCAAAGCCTAAAGAGGGCAAAACTAACCCCAAGCTGTCCTCTTCTCCTCACACCACTGCTCCTAAGCCAGTTCCTGCTGGACGCAGGAAACGCTCCTCTCTATCTGCCTCCTCAAGCTCCCCTACCTCTCCTAAGTCTGCCTCTGCCCCCCGTGCTACCCCACCATGCTCCCCTTTGGCCTCTCCTCCAGCTGGCTGTCCTGTTGCTGGGAAAACTGAGCAGACTGCTCCCAAGGTGGTAAAGGCTGGCAAACAAGGGAAGCAACAGAAGGCAAAGAATTTTAAACCTGCTGAACCTGAGCAAGCACCTCCCTCTGCCTCTAAGCCTGCTCAGGATGCTGCACCAGTTGCAGCACTGCCATCTCTTGCTATACCAAAACCAGAGGTAGCAAAATCAGCAGGAGATGGAAATGCTCCCCCTGTCTCTCCCAAAGTTGCTGTGGCTCCTGTTGCCTTTAAAGTAACTTCTAAATCTGCTGCCCCAGCACCAAAGTCATTTACAGAAGCTGTTGCCGCCAGTCCACCCAAAGTGGCTGAAGCCCCCAAGGTTGCCCCTGAAGCTCCAAAAGTAGCAACCCCTGCTGTTTCAGAAGCCAAGACTCCTTTGCCTTCAAAAGCGGCTGCTAAGCCTAACGCTGCCCAAGTGCCAAATGTGAACCCTCCCACTGCTGCTCCCCCAAAACCTGCTCCTGCAGCATTTGAGGATGATGATCTCCCACCTCTCTTACCACCTGAGAATCATTTTACAATGGCTGATTTTCCCCCTATGCCTCCTAGTACAATTCCCGTAGTTACCCCACCTGCTCCTAAACCAGAACCGGTCTCTACCAGTAAAGTTGAATCTGCCCCTAAAGCAAAGGCTGCTCCCAAAGCTAAGCCAGCTCCTAAGGCTGAACAGAAAGCAGCACCTGCTCCAAAAGTTCAGGCTGATCCTAAAATTGACCCTGAAGTTGCAGTCACTTCTGTCCCTAAGACTGAGGTTGCTCCTACAACTAAAGCTCAGGCCGTCCCTAAGGTTGAGGCTGCTCCTGGATCTAAAGAAAAGTCTTCCCCTAGCCATAAAGCTGAGCCTGTTCCTGCCCCTAAGGTTGAGGCTTCCCCTAAAGTTGAGGCTTCTCCTGCCCCTAAACTTAAGCCTGTTGCTACTCCCAAAGCTGATGCTGCTTCTGCACCTAAAGTTAAGTCTGCTCCTAGCCCTAAAGCTGAGCCTGTTCCTGCCCCTAAGGTGGATTCTCTCCCTAAATCTGACTCTGCTCCTACCTCTAAAATTGAAGCTGCTCCTGTCGTTAAAGTTAAGCCTGTTGCTGCTCCTAAAGCTGAGGTGGCGGCTGCTAAAGTTGAGGCTGTTCCTGCCCCTAAAGCTAAGCCTGCTCCTGCCCCTAAAGCTGAGTCTGCCCCTGTTTCTAAAGCTGATGCTGCTTCGGCACCTAAAGTTAAGTCTGTTCCTAGCCCTAAAGTTGAGCTTGTTCCTGCCCCTAAGGTTGAGGCTCCCCCTAAAGCTGACTCTGCTCCTACCCCTAAAGTTGAGGCTGCTCCTGCCGCTAAAGTTAAGCCTGTTGCTGCTCCTAAAGCTGAGGTGGCGGCTGCTAACATTGAGGCTGTTCCTGCCCCTAAAGTGGAGTCTGAGCCTGCCCCTAAAGTTAAGCCTGCTCCTGCACCTAAAG GCAAGCCTAGCCCTAAAGCTGAGGCTGCTGCTCCTAAAGCTGAGGCTGCTGCTCCTAAAGGCAAGCCTAGCCCTAAAGCTGAGGCTGCTGCTCCTAAAGCTGAGGCTGCTGCTCCTAAAGCTGAGGCTGCTGCTCCTAAAGCTGAGGCGTCTCCTGCTCCTAAAGGCAAGCCTAGCCCTAAAGCTGAGGCTGCTGCTCCTAAAGCTGATGCTGCCCCTAAAGTTAAGTCTGCTCCGGCCCCTAAAGTTGAGGCTTCTGCCCCTAAAGTTGAGGCTGCCCCTACCCCTAAAGCTGAATCTGTCCTTGTCACTAAAGTCGATTCAGCCCCTGTTCCCAAACAAGTTAAAACCCCATCCATACTGGAGCCAGTCATCAAGAACGACAAGG GGTCTGGCACTGAATCTGACAGTGATGATTCTGTTCCTGAACTGGAGGACCAGGACTCTGCACAGGCACAAACACAGCAGGCACAG CTTGCAGCTGCAGCTGAAATCGACGAGGAGCCAGtcagcaaagcaaaacaaagcagGAGTGAGAAGAAAGCCAGGAAG GCCATGTCCAAATTGGGGTTGAGACAAGTTGCTGGTGTTACCAGAGTAACCATTCGCAAGTCCAAGAACATTCTCTTTGTCATCACCAAACCAGATGTCTACAAAAGTCCAGCTTCAGATACTTACATTGTCTTTGGTGAGGCCAAG ATTGAAGATCTGTCCCAGCAAGCTCAGTTAGCAGCCGCAGAGAAGTTCAAGGTTCAAGGAGAAGCCGTTTCAAACATCCAGGAAAACACACAGACGCCCACAGTACAGGAGGAGAGCGAAGAGGAAGAG GTTGATGAGACGGGAGTGGAGGTCAAGGACATTGAGCTGGTCATGTCTCAGGCCAATGTATCCAGGGCAAAGGCTGTGCGTGCACTGAAGAATAACAATAATGACATTGTCAACGCTATTATG GAATTGACGATGTAG